The following are from one region of the Arcobacter defluvii genome:
- the coaD gene encoding pantetheine-phosphate adenylyltransferase, translating into MNSYKKAIYSGTFDPITNGHLDIIKRAANIFDEVIIAVAKSELKKPMFSHEQRVEFVKASTQEISGVSVLGFDTLLVDLAIELEVHTIIRGLRAVSDFEFELQMGYANSSINKKIETLYLMPTLQNAFVSSTIVREIIRFNGKFEHLVPARVVECMQL; encoded by the coding sequence ATGAATTCATATAAAAAAGCAATATATAGTGGTACATTTGACCCAATTACAAATGGTCATTTGGATATTATAAAAAGAGCAGCAAATATATTTGATGAAGTGATTATTGCTGTTGCAAAAAGTGAACTAAAAAAGCCTATGTTTTCACATGAACAAAGAGTTGAATTTGTAAAAGCATCAACTCAAGAAATAAGTGGTGTTAGTGTTTTAGGATTTGATACTCTACTTGTAGATTTAGCAATAGAATTAGAAGTTCATACAATAATTAGAGGATTAAGGGCTGTTTCTGATTTTGAATTTGAACTACAAATGGGTTATGCTAACTCTTCAATAAATAAAAAAATAGAGACTTTATATCTTATGCCAACTCTACAAAATGCTTTTGTAAGTTCAACAATAGTAAGAGAAATTATAAGATTTAATGGAAAATTTGAACATTTAGTTCCAGCAAGAGTTGTTGAATGTATGCAGTTATAG